The Methanofastidiosum sp. genomic sequence AATTTTTTAGCGTTTTCAGTCGTTCCTATAACAACCTTTCCAAACCAATCCAATAATAATATATAAGGCTTTGGGTTTTGATTTCCAAAATTATTGGATAAGTTCAAATGCATTTTTTATATCTTCAGCAATCATTTTTCTTTTTGATTTTTCAATCAAAAAGTTTTTCCCTGTTATGATGTAAGAAGGGAATACTCTTATGTCACCATAGAAAAAACTTTGATTTCTTAGTTTGTAAGTTGAGCCGTTTGGAATGGTAAGTTTTTTTGTATTCCTTTTTGATATGAGATTAAAGGATTTGATTGCGACATCACCCATTAACATGTAGACCTTAGCATTTGGGAAAAGTTTCAATTCTTCTTCTAGAATAAATGAGCATTCTTTTATTGTATCAGTTGAAATGGAAGTTCCAGTCTTTGGACATTTAACTGCTGTTGTTATGTATACGCCTAAGTTTAAGATATCATTTATGGAATTAATAGGATACCCCGCATCGCTAAAAGCTTGTTTTGTTGTTTCCATATAGAAAGGTGTATCGATAGAATAGAAATAATCTTTTGGATCTAGTGGTGGAACTTCTGAAATCATAACTATTTTTATTTTATC encodes the following:
- a CDS encoding uracil-DNA glycosylase, yielding MKPSDKISCKSFPCKDIEKNVFQIPYLDLNPDKIKIVMISEVPPLDPKDYFYSIDTPFYMETTKQAFSDAGYPINSINDILNLGVYITTAVKCPKTGTSISTDTIKECSFILEEELKLFPNAKVYMLMGDVAIKSFNLISKRNTKKLTIPNGSTYKLRNQSFFYGDIRVFPSYIITGKNFLIEKSKRKMIAEDIKNAFELIQ